Proteins encoded in a region of the Clostridium beijerinckii genome:
- a CDS encoding (2Fe-2S)-binding protein: MIKFILNGKEVASNSKSNERLLDVLRNEFRITGVKCGCKEGECGACSIILDGRLVNSCMVAMGSIEGSTVVTIEGYRETERFAVIDKAYASVSAVQCGFCIPGMILATECILNKNPNPTEAEIREGISGNLCRCTGYNAIVKAIGIAAKEGKGLW; encoded by the coding sequence ATGATAAAATTTATTCTTAATGGCAAAGAGGTCGCATCAAATTCTAAATCAAATGAGCGCTTACTAGATGTACTTAGAAATGAATTTCGTATTACTGGCGTAAAGTGCGGTTGTAAAGAAGGTGAATGTGGAGCTTGTTCTATAATTCTTGATGGCAGGTTAGTTAATTCTTGTATGGTGGCTATGGGTAGCATTGAAGGTAGTACTGTTGTCACTATTGAAGGCTATAGAGAAACTGAACGTTTTGCAGTTATTGATAAGGCATATGCATCAGTCAGTGCTGTACAGTGTGGTTTTTGTATTCCAGGCATGATCCTTGCAACTGAATGTATACTTAACAAGAATCCAAATCCTACAGAAGCAGAGATTCGCGAAGGTATTTCTGGAAATCTTTGTAGATGTACTGGGTATAATGCCATAGTTAAGGCTATTGGCATTGCAGCAAAGGAGGGGAAAGGATTATGGTAG
- a CDS encoding FAD binding domain-containing protein, which produces MVDCYRPTSLKEALDILAKESVTPYAGGTDLMIKPDENATYLFLDKVAEIKNIVEDKEYIRIGAACTYTDIIENKLIPAVLKEAVSQIAAPAIRNIGTVGGNICNGSPKADSALILFATDSKLRLANNRGERVIPISDFYLGRKNTAIEKDELLVEILMNKNNLNNYYYKKVGERNALAISRVSFVGIINIVDDKVFNCRTAFGAVSDVVISRPDIDAMLIGKTVEEAKALKDKYLAAYEKEIVPIRGRVSAKYRKTVCMNLLRDFLESNGI; this is translated from the coding sequence ATGGTAGATTGTTATAGACCAACATCTTTAAAAGAAGCATTGGACATCCTAGCAAAGGAAAGTGTTACGCCTTATGCTGGAGGTACTGATTTGATGATTAAACCAGATGAAAATGCCACATATTTATTCCTTGATAAAGTAGCAGAAATTAAAAATATTGTAGAAGATAAAGAATATATTCGTATTGGTGCAGCATGTACTTATACTGATATTATTGAAAATAAACTTATTCCAGCAGTATTGAAAGAAGCAGTTTCACAGATTGCAGCACCAGCAATTCGAAACATTGGTACTGTTGGTGGAAATATATGCAATGGTTCTCCAAAGGCTGATAGTGCACTGATCCTTTTTGCCACTGACTCTAAACTGCGTCTTGCAAATAACAGAGGGGAACGAGTAATTCCTATTTCTGACTTTTACCTTGGAAGAAAGAATACTGCGATTGAGAAAGATGAACTCCTTGTTGAGATTCTAATGAATAAAAATAATTTAAATAATTACTATTACAAGAAGGTTGGTGAAAGAAATGCTTTGGCAATTTCAAGAGTTTCTTTCGTTGGCATAATTAATATAGTTGATGATAAGGTCTTTAACTGTAGAACAGCATTTGGTGCAGTAAGTGATGTTGTTATAAGCCGTCCAGATATTGATGCAATGCTTATAGGAAAGACTGTTGAAGAAGCTAAGGCTCTCAAGGATAAGTATCTAGCAGCATACGAAAAGGAAATTGTTCCAATAAGGGGTAGAGTATCTGCAAAATATAGAAAAACTGTGTGTATGAATTTATTACGTGATTTTCTTGAAAGTAATGGAATTTAA
- a CDS encoding NTP transferase domain-containing protein yields MKSKEKRTTGGIIVAAGKTSERNGLNPLLKIGSITVVKRIVLTFQKAGISPIVVITGYKAEEIEHHLADYGVVFLRNDQYENSRKFDSAKIGLDFLQNKCDQVLFTPVNIPMFTPETLQMMIEYDEKLLSPAYRGKSGHPLLISSELIPKILKYNGNMGLRGAIENIGVKRQWIDVEDEGILYDTDYIDRLDQLLIKHNKHILHPFVKISIEKESLFFDSRTKLLLILIQDTHSVRSACKHMALSYSKAWSMLNQLEQELDYAVVERKHGGSNGGKTYLTKEGTEFLEKYQQFEQNVHQFAKNEFERLF; encoded by the coding sequence ATGAAGAGTAAAGAGAAGAGAACAACAGGCGGTATAATTGTTGCCGCAGGAAAAACATCAGAAAGAAATGGATTAAATCCATTATTGAAAATTGGTTCTATTACTGTAGTAAAAAGAATTGTTTTAACTTTTCAAAAAGCTGGAATTTCACCAATTGTGGTGATTACTGGATATAAAGCTGAAGAAATAGAACATCATTTAGCTGATTATGGAGTTGTATTTTTGCGAAATGATCAATATGAAAACTCGCGAAAGTTCGATTCTGCAAAGATAGGACTAGATTTTTTACAGAATAAATGCGACCAGGTATTATTCACTCCAGTTAATATTCCTATGTTTACACCAGAGACGCTTCAAATGATGATAGAATATGATGAAAAATTACTTTCACCAGCATATCGTGGAAAATCTGGGCATCCCCTTTTGATATCGTCTGAATTGATTCCTAAAATTCTAAAATATAATGGGAATATGGGATTACGAGGAGCCATTGAAAATATTGGAGTTAAAAGACAATGGATAGATGTAGAAGATGAAGGTATTCTATATGATACTGATTATATTGACCGATTAGATCAACTTTTAATAAAACATAATAAACATATACTTCATCCCTTTGTTAAAATCAGCATTGAAAAAGAATCCTTGTTTTTTGATTCGAGAACAAAATTGCTTCTAATTCTGATTCAAGATACCCACTCTGTACGAAGTGCATGCAAACATATGGCATTATCTTATAGTAAAGCATGGAGTATGTTAAATCAGTTGGAACAAGAACTAGATTATGCAGTAGTTGAAAGAAAGCATGGTGGGAGCAATGGTGGAAAAACTTATCTTACAAAAGAAGGTACTGAATTTTTGGAAAAATATCAGCAATTTGAACAGAATGTACACCAGTTTGCAAAGAATGAATTTGAAAGGTTATTTTAG
- a CDS encoding molybdopterin-binding protein — MKKIKTTEAVGNVICHDITQIIKGEKKDVAFKKGHIVTEEDIPVLLSIGKDNLYVWEKKEGMLHENEAAEILCKICKSDYMSATKVKEGKIELIAAEDGLFKIDIEKLRKINSLGEMMIATRHSNFPVKKGDKLAGTRIIPLVIEQKKMDEAVKLAGDKPLMEILPFIHKKAGIVTTGNEVFYGRIKDTFGPVIREKLAEYNVEVLGQKILSDDPKLITEAIKDFIKEGAELIICTGGMSVDPDDTTPTAIQNTGAKIVSYGAPVLPGAMFLLAYYNGTLPIIGLPGCVMYAKRTIFDLVLPRVMVNDKITLEDIANLGHGGLCLSCDICTFPNCGFGK; from the coding sequence ATGAAAAAGATTAAAACTACAGAAGCTGTAGGTAATGTAATTTGTCATGATATTACACAAATTATCAAAGGAGAAAAAAAAGATGTTGCGTTTAAAAAAGGGCACATTGTTACTGAAGAAGATATTCCAGTTTTATTATCAATAGGTAAAGATAATCTTTATGTATGGGAAAAAAAGGAGGGGATGCTTCATGAAAATGAAGCAGCAGAAATTCTCTGTAAAATATGTAAAAGTGACTATATGAGTGCAACTAAGGTGAAGGAAGGCAAAATTGAACTAATTGCGGCAGAAGATGGCTTGTTTAAAATTGATATTGAAAAGCTTCGTAAAATAAATTCTCTTGGTGAAATGATGATTGCAACACGCCACAGTAATTTTCCTGTAAAAAAAGGTGATAAATTAGCAGGCACACGTATTATTCCTCTTGTAATTGAACAAAAGAAAATGGACGAGGCAGTTAAATTGGCCGGTGATAAACCATTAATGGAGATTCTTCCATTTATCCACAAAAAAGCAGGAATTGTAACTACAGGTAATGAGGTTTTCTATGGAAGAATTAAAGATACATTTGGGCCTGTTATTAGAGAAAAGCTTGCAGAATATAATGTTGAAGTTTTAGGACAGAAGATTCTGAGTGATGATCCTAAATTAATTACAGAAGCTATAAAGGATTTTATTAAAGAAGGTGCAGAATTAATAATATGTACAGGTGGAATGAGTGTAGACCCTGATGATACAACACCGACTGCAATTCAAAATACAGGTGCAAAGATTGTTTCCTATGGTGCTCCTGTGCTTCCAGGTGCAATGTTTTTACTAGCATATTATAATGGCACACTCCCAATTATTGGACTTCCAGGCTGCGTAATGTATGCTAAACGGACTATTTTTGATTTGGTTCTTCCAAGAGTTATGGTAAATGACAAAATAACTTTAGAGGATATCGCAAACCTTGGGCATGGTGGATTGTGTCTTTCATGCGATATTTGTACATTCCCTAATTGTGGTTTCGGGAAATAA
- the moaA gene encoding GTP 3',8-cyclase MoaA: MVDSSGRNIEYLRISVTDRCNLRCVYCMPECGIENLEHDEILTFKEIMLIVKTVSQLGIHKVKITGGEPLVRKGIVNLVRRIKDIDGIEEITMTTNGVLFGDMADSLAEAGLDSVNISLDTLNSTSFNKITRRDCLDKVKLGLKKAVELGLKTKINCVPIAQLNGDDLIDILKIAKENPIDVRFIELMPIGFGKSYSPVCNEQIFEQIEQNFGTLQNSKIKHGNGPAVYYNLSDFKGSIGFISAISNEFCNTCNRIRLTADGNLKLCLHYNNGVALKPLLRSGISKEQLKRVIENTIYNKPSHHGFNSSDTENIELKNMVQIGG, translated from the coding sequence ATGGTAGATAGTAGTGGTAGAAATATTGAATACCTTAGAATTTCTGTTACAGATAGATGTAATCTTAGATGTGTATATTGTATGCCGGAATGTGGAATTGAAAACTTAGAACATGACGAAATACTTACTTTTAAGGAGATTATGCTAATAGTTAAAACTGTTTCACAGCTTGGTATTCACAAGGTCAAAATTACAGGCGGAGAACCATTAGTACGAAAGGGTATTGTAAATTTAGTTAGAAGAATCAAAGATATTGATGGGATTGAAGAGATAACAATGACCACAAATGGCGTACTTTTTGGTGACATGGCAGATAGTTTAGCAGAAGCTGGTCTTGATAGTGTAAATATCAGTCTTGATACATTAAATAGTACAAGCTTTAATAAAATTACTCGCAGAGACTGCTTAGATAAAGTGAAGCTTGGATTAAAAAAAGCAGTGGAGCTTGGATTGAAAACAAAAATAAATTGTGTCCCAATAGCTCAGTTAAATGGTGATGACTTAATAGATATATTGAAAATTGCTAAAGAAAATCCAATCGATGTGCGTTTTATAGAACTTATGCCTATTGGTTTTGGAAAAAGTTATTCACCTGTTTGTAATGAACAAATATTTGAGCAGATAGAACAAAATTTTGGAACTCTTCAGAACTCAAAAATTAAACATGGTAATGGACCAGCTGTGTATTATAACTTATCAGATTTTAAAGGAAGTATTGGCTTTATAAGTGCAATTTCAAATGAATTTTGCAATACTTGTAATCGTATTCGTTTGACTGCTGATGGAAATTTGAAATTATGTCTTCATTATAATAATGGAGTCGCACTAAAGCCTCTTCTACGTAGTGGAATAAGTAAAGAACAATTAAAAAGAGTTATTGAAAATACAATATATAATAAACCAAGTCACCATGGTTTTAATAGCAGTGACACGGAAAATATAGAATTAAAAAACATGGTTCAAATAGGAGGATAA
- the moaC gene encoding cyclic pyranopterin monophosphate synthase MoaC, with the protein MELTHINEEGRARMVDVSEKIDTVREAVAIGTVSMKRETIERIKEGTISKGDVLSVAQVGGIMGAKNTPQIIPMCHPIMISGCDISFRIDIENNKIEITATTKTVGKTGIEMEALTAVSTAALTIYDMCKAIDREMVINNIMLVKKSGGKSGIFERKGL; encoded by the coding sequence ATGGAACTAACTCATATAAATGAAGAAGGAAGAGCAAGAATGGTTGATGTATCTGAAAAAATTGACACTGTACGGGAAGCAGTAGCAATTGGAACAGTTTCCATGAAAAGAGAAACCATTGAAAGAATAAAAGAAGGTACTATTTCAAAAGGGGATGTATTATCAGTAGCGCAGGTAGGAGGTATAATGGGTGCCAAAAATACTCCACAAATAATACCAATGTGCCATCCTATAATGATATCTGGCTGTGATATAAGTTTTCGAATTGACATTGAAAACAATAAAATTGAAATAACTGCAACTACTAAGACTGTAGGAAAGACAGGCATTGAGATGGAAGCCCTTACTGCTGTATCCACTGCAGCATTAACTATTTATGATATGTGTAAGGCTATTGATAGGGAAATGGTCATAAACAATATTATGCTTGTAAAAAAAAGTGGAGGGAAATCAGGCATATTTGAAAGGAAGGGATTATGA
- a CDS encoding MOSC domain-containing protein: protein MSKVIAVNISEKKGVIKHPIEKGFFRVNHGLDGDAHAGEWHRQVSLLGIESIDKMKSSEAEGLTPGKFAENITTEGIVLYELPIGTKLKIGDVMLEVTQIGKECHLGCEIRKLVGDCVMPREGIFTKVLEEGYIKAGDNIIIV from the coding sequence ATGAGTAAGGTTATTGCAGTGAATATAAGTGAGAAAAAAGGTGTTATAAAACATCCTATAGAAAAAGGTTTTTTTAGAGTTAATCATGGTCTCGATGGGGATGCTCATGCAGGAGAGTGGCATAGGCAGGTAAGTTTGCTTGGAATTGAAAGTATTGATAAAATGAAATCATCAGAAGCCGAAGGACTTACTCCAGGAAAGTTTGCTGAAAACATTACTACTGAGGGAATAGTTTTATATGAACTTCCTATAGGAACAAAGCTTAAAATTGGGGATGTTATGCTAGAAGTTACTCAGATAGGAAAGGAATGTCATTTGGGCTGCGAAATTAGAAAATTGGTAGGAGATTGTGTAATGCCTAGGGAAGGAATATTTACTAAAGTACTAGAAGAGGGGTATATTAAAGCTGGAGATAATATTATAATAGTTTAA
- the modA gene encoding molybdate ABC transporter substrate-binding protein, with protein MKKKIGLFSLVTVLLTTSLIGCGAQKASTTPQKESATEASIELNISAAASLKEALTDIQDEYKKTAPNVTLTVNYGASGSLQQQIEQGAPCDIFISAGQSQMKALDSKSLLLENTKKDLVKNDLVLVGPKDTAITGLSDLTSDKVKKIAVGEPKSVPAGQYADEVFTKLGIKDSISSKLVFAKDVKEVLAWSTSGNAEVGFVYKSDALSSKDAKIIETIAGDKHSPITYPIGIIKASKNADAAKAFEDFLFTDTCKKIFEKYGYGIA; from the coding sequence ATGAAAAAGAAAATAGGATTATTTAGTTTAGTAACTGTTTTATTAACAACGTCACTTATTGGTTGCGGAGCTCAAAAGGCATCAACTACTCCACAAAAGGAATCTGCTACTGAAGCTTCAATAGAATTAAACATTTCCGCTGCTGCTAGTTTAAAAGAAGCACTGACAGATATACAAGACGAATACAAAAAGACTGCTCCAAATGTTACTTTAACTGTTAACTATGGTGCTTCTGGATCTCTACAGCAACAAATAGAACAAGGTGCCCCTTGTGATATCTTCATTTCAGCTGGTCAAAGCCAAATGAAAGCGTTAGACAGCAAATCTTTATTACTTGAAAATACTAAAAAAGACTTAGTTAAAAATGATTTAGTTTTAGTCGGACCTAAAGACACTGCTATAACCGGTCTTTCTGATCTAACAAGTGATAAGGTTAAAAAGATAGCTGTTGGGGAACCTAAAAGTGTACCAGCTGGACAATATGCTGATGAAGTTTTCACTAAGCTTGGTATTAAAGATTCTATTTCATCAAAACTTGTTTTTGCAAAAGATGTAAAAGAAGTACTTGCCTGGTCGACTTCTGGAAATGCTGAAGTTGGATTTGTATATAAAAGTGATGCGTTAAGCAGTAAAGATGCTAAAATTATAGAAACAATAGCAGGGGACAAGCATTCACCTATTACATATCCAATCGGAATAATTAAGGCTAGTAAAAATGCTGATGCCGCAAAAGCATTTGAAGATTTCTTATTTACTGATACTTGTAAAAAGATCTTTGAAAAATATGGTTATGGAATAGCTTAA
- a CDS encoding TOBE domain-containing protein, with product MKLSARNQLAGKVVEIKEGAVNASVKIEIAENIIISSTISMDAVKELGLTVGSEATAVIKATSVMVMA from the coding sequence ATGAAATTAAGTGCAAGAAACCAATTGGCAGGAAAAGTTGTTGAAATTAAAGAAGGGGCAGTAAATGCATCAGTAAAAATCGAGATTGCTGAAAATATTATAATATCATCAACTATCTCAATGGACGCAGTAAAGGAACTAGGATTAACAGTAGGATCAGAAGCTACAGCAGTAATTAAGGCAACATCAGTAATGGTTATGGCTTAG
- a CDS encoding ATP-binding cassette domain-containing protein: MKFVTFSGPPSSGKTSVILKVIECLKSEQRKCGVVKFDCLTTFDDLLYKNAGIEVMVGLSGNLCPDHFYISNIDDCVKYGTENGFDLLISESAGLCNRCSPHIKGILAVCVIDSLSGVNTPKKIGPMLKYADIIVITKGDIVSQAEREVFSFMVKEANSKAEIVYINGLTGQGAYELSLSIKKAKSIESLEGEKLRFTMPSALCSYCLGETIIGEDYQTGNTKKINFQEIKSNRELKTSYSLDKNSEISEIDCTIVNSLTIVGGHDKGGNKEDIELTIKVGEVICIVGPTGSGKSRLLEDIECIASGDTPTGRIIKINGENLNCSRLVAELSQNMNFVMDVSVEEFIRMHAKSRNVIEIKSITDKIVKYANELAGEEFTGDTPITSLSGGQSRALMIADTALLSASPIVLIDEIENAGVDRSRALELLVKEGKIVFVSTHDPILALLGDKRIVIKNGAINKVITTVPKERDNLKIMKQIDNKMLELRNALRSGEVIDWDMKEYFL, from the coding sequence TTGAAATTTGTTACATTTTCTGGACCACCATCATCGGGCAAGACTTCAGTAATATTAAAGGTAATTGAGTGCTTAAAATCGGAACAAAGAAAATGTGGAGTTGTAAAATTTGACTGCCTTACAACTTTTGATGATTTACTTTATAAAAACGCAGGAATTGAAGTTATGGTAGGATTATCAGGAAATCTTTGCCCGGATCACTTTTATATCAGTAATATAGATGATTGTGTTAAATATGGAACAGAGAATGGGTTCGATTTGTTGATAAGCGAGAGTGCGGGGTTATGTAATAGGTGCTCACCTCATATTAAGGGTATTTTAGCAGTATGCGTAATAGATAGTCTGTCTGGAGTAAACACCCCTAAAAAGATTGGACCAATGTTAAAATATGCGGATATTATAGTAATTACAAAAGGTGACATAGTTTCTCAGGCTGAAAGAGAAGTGTTTAGTTTTATGGTAAAAGAGGCTAATTCCAAAGCAGAGATAGTGTATATTAATGGTCTTACTGGTCAGGGGGCTTATGAATTAAGCTTAAGCATAAAAAAAGCAAAATCTATTGAGAGTCTTGAAGGAGAGAAACTTAGATTTACAATGCCTTCAGCATTATGCTCTTATTGCCTTGGAGAAACAATAATAGGTGAAGATTACCAAACTGGAAACACAAAAAAAATAAATTTCCAAGAAATTAAAAGTAACAGAGAACTTAAAACGAGTTATTCTTTAGACAAAAATAGTGAAATATCTGAAATAGACTGCACAATAGTTAACTCATTAACAATTGTAGGAGGACATGATAAAGGTGGAAATAAAGAAGATATTGAACTTACAATTAAAGTAGGGGAAGTAATTTGCATAGTTGGACCTACAGGATCTGGTAAAAGTAGATTACTCGAAGATATAGAGTGTATTGCGAGTGGTGATACTCCAACTGGAAGAATTATAAAAATAAATGGAGAAAATTTAAATTGTAGCAGGCTGGTTGCAGAGCTTTCGCAGAATATGAATTTTGTAATGGATGTATCTGTAGAAGAATTTATAAGAATGCATGCAAAAAGCAGGAATGTTATAGAGATAAAAAGTATTACAGACAAAATAGTAAAATATGCAAATGAACTAGCAGGAGAAGAATTCACTGGGGATACACCGATAACTTCATTGAGCGGGGGGCAATCAAGGGCATTAATGATTGCAGATACAGCATTATTAAGCGCTTCCCCAATAGTACTAATTGATGAAATTGAAAATGCAGGGGTAGATAGAAGCAGGGCATTAGAACTTTTAGTTAAAGAAGGAAAAATAGTTTTTGTATCTACTCATGACCCTATATTAGCATTGCTTGGGGATAAGAGAATTGTGATAAAAAATGGTGCGATAAATAAAGTAATCACAACAGTTCCAAAGGAAAGAGATAATCTTAAGATTATGAAACAAATTGATAATAAAATGTTAGAACTCAGAAATGCCTTAAGAAGTGGAGAAGTAATAGATTGGGATATGAAAGAATATTTTCTATAG
- a CDS encoding ABC transporter substrate-binding protein, with amino-acid sequence MGKMKNIIDKSEYDVLGLLPCPIKVPIEIGFDEMINNLESECDFKYLVEGNSNYEVMWMDESSYIPKKEELPKIIISAGVNSFYRKDFRDKAIEEKYFKEIKNIEDGKLIENDFSDPKGNYYIMALNHLVMAVDLTKLNKRNIPTSWGDLLNSSFKKEVAIRGKRGKYCETTLLAIYKDYGMDGIMKLKELVGFGGHPAEMVKNAGKGIENSPTISVIPYFYARLLKNNKNVKIVWPEEGAIVSPVTLLVQNDISNMLENVVSYFTSEQVRNICKDAALPHPMDYLEYLKENNYKLNWLGWDFISNNYINKLLPNLNKCF; translated from the coding sequence ATGGGAAAAATGAAAAATATAATTGATAAATCAGAATACGATGTTCTTGGATTGTTACCGTGCCCTATAAAAGTGCCAATAGAAATTGGTTTTGATGAAATGATAAATAATTTAGAAAGTGAATGTGATTTTAAATATCTTGTTGAAGGTAATTCTAATTATGAGGTCATGTGGATGGATGAGTCTTCATATATTCCTAAAAAAGAGGAATTGCCAAAGATTATTATAAGTGCTGGAGTTAATAGTTTTTATAGAAAAGATTTTAGAGATAAGGCAATAGAAGAGAAATACTTTAAGGAAATCAAAAACATAGAAGATGGAAAATTAATTGAAAATGATTTTAGTGATCCAAAAGGTAATTATTATATAATGGCATTAAATCATTTAGTTATGGCAGTAGATTTAACTAAATTGAATAAAAGAAATATACCAACCTCGTGGGGAGACCTTTTGAATAGTTCATTTAAAAAAGAAGTTGCCATAAGAGGAAAGCGAGGAAAGTATTGTGAAACAACATTGCTAGCGATATATAAAGATTATGGTATGGATGGAATTATGAAATTAAAAGAACTTGTTGGCTTTGGCGGACATCCAGCTGAAATGGTAAAGAATGCAGGGAAAGGAATTGAGAATTCACCTACAATTAGTGTTATTCCCTATTTTTATGCAAGGCTTCTTAAAAATAATAAGAATGTTAAGATTGTTTGGCCTGAAGAAGGTGCAATAGTTAGTCCAGTGACATTATTAGTCCAAAATGATATTTCAAACATGTTGGAAAATGTAGTGAGTTATTTTACTAGTGAACAAGTACGAAATATATGCAAAGATGCAGCACTGCCTCATCCAATGGATTATTTAGAGTATTTAAAAGAAAACAATTATAAGTTAAATTGGTTGGGATGGGATTTTATAAGCAATAATTATATAAACAAATTACTTCCAAATTTAAATAAATGTTTCTAA
- a CDS encoding helix-turn-helix transcriptional regulator, with protein sequence MNNEESLTAVDVAELLKITKNTVYEMVKRGELPGYKVGKKLRIDKKDVENYINSQKVTKGSNNQIKILIDEPVIEENLSNIKKAENSNDIIISGQDVILDVLAEKIREKANDIRVLRSNTGSYSGLYDLYNDKISISSVHLWDGDTNEYNTAFVRKLVPGISCLIINLAYRNVGFYVPKGNPNKITNWKDLIKQDISMINREKGSGIRILLDEKLRVNNINREQIKGYNIEKQSHSAVARSIARGEGNVGIGNEKAANQVDGIDFIKIQEERYDLVIKESDLKYPIYQLIIRTIQSEEFKREIESLGGYDLKDIGKILDKT encoded by the coding sequence ATGAATAATGAAGAATCCCTAACGGCAGTAGATGTCGCTGAACTATTAAAGATAACTAAAAATACAGTATATGAAATGGTCAAAAGAGGTGAATTACCTGGATACAAAGTAGGGAAAAAGCTTAGAATTGATAAAAAGGATGTTGAGAATTACATCAATAGTCAAAAGGTAACAAAAGGTAGTAATAATCAGATTAAGATATTAATAGATGAGCCAGTAATAGAAGAAAATCTGAGTAATATAAAAAAAGCGGAAAATTCAAATGATATTATAATATCAGGACAAGATGTGATTTTAGATGTTTTAGCAGAAAAAATTAGGGAAAAGGCAAATGATATAAGGGTCCTTAGGTCTAATACAGGAAGCTACTCAGGTCTATATGACTTATATAATGATAAAATTTCTATATCGTCAGTACATTTGTGGGATGGAGATACTAATGAATATAATACTGCTTTTGTAAGGAAACTAGTTCCAGGTATATCTTGTTTAATTATAAACCTTGCTTACAGGAATGTTGGTTTTTATGTTCCAAAAGGAAATCCTAATAAAATAACTAATTGGAAGGACTTGATTAAACAAGATATATCCATGATAAATAGGGAAAAAGGTTCTGGAATAAGAATTTTGCTTGACGAGAAATTAAGAGTTAATAATATAAATAGAGAACAAATTAAAGGATATAATATTGAAAAACAATCCCACTCTGCAGTAGCAAGAAGTATTGCAAGAGGGGAAGGTAATGTTGGGATAGGAAATGAAAAGGCAGCTAATCAGGTTGATGGGATTGATTTTATTAAAATTCAGGAAGAAAGATATGACTTAGTTATCAAGGAATCTGATTTAAAATATCCCATATATCAACTTATAATTAGAACTATTCAAAGTGAAGAGTTTAAGAGGGAAATTGAAAGTTTAGGCGGATATGATTTAAAAGATATAGGCAAAATACTTGATAAAACATAA